From the Salinimicrobium tongyeongense genome, one window contains:
- a CDS encoding M14 family metallopeptidase has protein sequence MRIFIVAFFALISFQTLAQEELDLSYYLPQNITYNPAIPTPQEVLDFVPGEWHASHDQILVYMHFLAQTSPRISIENRGFTYEKRPLVLLTITSEENHKNIEEIRQQHLALTEPGSENMDIAEMPVVVNQGFSIHGNEASGANAAILAAYYLAAAEGPEIEELLNNTVILFDPVFNPDGLQRFASWVNTNKSANINPDPQDREYDETWPGGRTNHYWFDMNRDWLPVQLPESQARIKTFHKWYPNVLTDHHEMGSNSSFFFQPGIPSRTHPLTPDLNQELTREIGTYHAAALDDIGSLYYTEENYDDFYYGKGSTFPDIQGSVGILFEQGSSRGHAQETDNGILTFPFTIRNQFTAALSTLKAAKEMRVKLLDYQRNFYQNARREAEKGAYVFGNSKDASSAYHLAEILKRHKIEVHELQEKFSRNGKTFIPESSYVVPKEQKHQRLLEAMFERRTRFEDSLFYDISAWSFPLAFNLDFTDEAKMNVAGQKIDSLTRPAVGLPEKSEYAYLMEWHAYEAPKALNQILNKGLRAKVAMQPFNVGNKKYDYGTIMVPAQNQKMNSDEIYDFLKEVAKDAHVNISAVSTGLTAGINLGSNQFRALEPQQVAIVVGEGITPYDAGEIWHLFDERYDMKITKLDLKNFSRNDLSRYTDIILPNSWGSAVGKDEADQLKEWVRNGGTLIGYKNAATWLDKNEFLDLEFKENKVQAKNVTFEQRRDFRGAQGIGGAIFEAEQDRSHPINFGYKDDKIALFRDTTIFIEADSTSYKNPLIYSEKPLLSGYISEENLELLPGTVPFKHKSLGRGNVILFTDNTNFRAFWYGTNKLLMNAIFFGDEM, from the coding sequence ATGAGAATCTTTATTGTTGCCTTTTTCGCCCTTATCAGCTTTCAAACCTTAGCGCAGGAAGAGCTCGATCTTTCTTATTACCTGCCCCAAAATATCACTTATAACCCTGCAATTCCCACGCCACAGGAGGTGCTCGATTTCGTCCCCGGCGAGTGGCATGCCAGCCATGATCAAATCCTGGTCTACATGCACTTCCTGGCCCAAACCTCCCCAAGGATAAGCATTGAAAACAGGGGTTTTACCTATGAAAAAAGGCCTTTGGTGCTGCTCACCATTACTTCGGAAGAAAATCATAAAAATATTGAGGAAATTCGTCAACAACATCTAGCGCTTACCGAACCCGGATCAGAAAATATGGATATTGCTGAAATGCCCGTGGTCGTCAACCAGGGCTTTTCAATCCACGGAAATGAAGCCAGTGGCGCCAATGCAGCCATTCTCGCTGCCTACTACCTCGCCGCTGCCGAAGGGCCCGAAATTGAAGAACTGCTCAATAATACGGTTATCCTTTTTGATCCGGTGTTTAACCCCGATGGGCTGCAAAGGTTTGCTTCGTGGGTAAACACCAACAAAAGTGCAAATATCAACCCCGATCCGCAGGACAGGGAATACGATGAAACCTGGCCCGGCGGCCGTACCAACCACTACTGGTTTGACATGAACCGCGACTGGCTGCCGGTGCAGCTCCCCGAAAGCCAGGCCAGGATAAAGACCTTTCACAAATGGTACCCCAATGTGCTCACAGACCACCACGAAATGGGATCGAATTCCTCTTTCTTTTTTCAGCCGGGAATTCCGTCACGCACCCATCCTTTAACCCCCGATCTCAACCAGGAACTCACCCGGGAAATAGGAACTTACCACGCGGCAGCCCTTGACGATATTGGCTCGCTTTATTATACTGAAGAAAATTACGACGACTTTTACTACGGAAAAGGTTCTACTTTCCCCGATATTCAGGGAAGCGTAGGGATACTTTTTGAACAGGGAAGTTCCCGCGGCCACGCCCAGGAAACCGATAACGGGATCCTCACCTTTCCTTTCACCATCCGCAACCAGTTCACTGCTGCGCTTTCCACATTAAAAGCTGCCAAAGAAATGCGGGTAAAGCTGCTTGACTACCAACGCAACTTTTACCAGAACGCCCGCAGGGAAGCCGAAAAAGGAGCGTATGTCTTCGGAAACAGCAAAGATGCATCTTCAGCTTATCACTTAGCCGAAATCCTGAAACGTCACAAAATTGAAGTGCACGAGCTGCAGGAAAAATTCAGCAGAAACGGAAAAACTTTTATTCCTGAAAGCAGCTACGTGGTGCCGAAAGAGCAGAAACACCAAAGGCTTCTCGAAGCTATGTTTGAGCGAAGAACCCGGTTTGAAGACAGCCTTTTTTATGATATTTCGGCCTGGTCTTTCCCGCTGGCATTCAATCTCGATTTTACAGATGAAGCCAAAATGAACGTGGCTGGGCAAAAGATTGACAGCCTTACAAGACCTGCGGTAGGCCTTCCGGAGAAAAGTGAGTACGCCTATCTTATGGAGTGGCATGCTTACGAAGCTCCAAAAGCTCTCAATCAAATCCTGAACAAAGGCTTAAGGGCAAAAGTGGCCATGCAACCATTCAATGTTGGGAACAAAAAGTATGACTATGGAACCATAATGGTACCGGCACAAAACCAGAAAATGAATTCAGATGAGATCTACGACTTCTTAAAAGAGGTCGCTAAAGATGCTCATGTGAATATTTCGGCGGTTAGTACAGGCCTCACAGCCGGGATAAACCTTGGCAGCAACCAGTTTAGAGCGCTAGAACCTCAACAGGTCGCCATTGTGGTTGGCGAAGGCATTACCCCATACGATGCAGGTGAGATTTGGCACCTTTTTGATGAGCGCTACGATATGAAGATCACCAAACTCGATCTCAAGAATTTTTCCCGAAACGATCTTAGCCGCTATACCGATATTATTCTTCCCAATTCCTGGGGAAGTGCTGTAGGTAAAGATGAAGCCGACCAATTAAAAGAATGGGTTCGCAACGGCGGAACCCTTATAGGATATAAGAATGCCGCAACCTGGCTGGACAAAAATGAGTTTCTTGACCTCGAATTCAAAGAAAATAAAGTGCAGGCCAAAAATGTCACTTTTGAGCAGCGCAGGGATTTTAGAGGTGCCCAGGGCATTGGCGGGGCCATTTTTGAGGCAGAGCAGGACCGCTCGCACCCCATCAATTTTGGATATAAAGATGACAAAATCGCCCTTTTTAGAGATACCACAATTTTCATTGAAGCCGATTCTACTTCATATAAAAATCCGCTTATTTATTCTGAAAAACCTCTTTTAAGTGGATATATAAGTGAAGAAAACCTCGAACTCCTCCCGGGAACTGTTCCCTTCAAGCACAAGTCACTCGGAAGAGGAAATGTCATTTTGTTTACAGACAACACCAACTTCAGGGCCTTCTGGTATGGTACCAATAAGCTGCTCATGAACGCTATTTTCTTTGGGGATGAGATGTAA
- a CDS encoding PUR family DNA/RNA-binding protein: MSDNGTIEKEEIFSKVLRAGRRTYFFDVRATKANDYYLTITESKKFTNEDGSFHYKKHKIYLYKEDFAGFNEILQEMTDFILDEKGEEVISERHQKNFKKEYEEDEQKKVETAAAPSAAAFTDISFDDI; the protein is encoded by the coding sequence ATGAGCGACAATGGAACGATTGAAAAAGAAGAGATTTTTTCCAAGGTCTTGAGAGCCGGAAGACGCACCTATTTCTTTGATGTTAGGGCGACTAAGGCAAACGATTACTACCTGACGATTACCGAGAGTAAAAAATTCACCAATGAAGACGGATCTTTCCACTACAAGAAGCACAAGATCTACCTTTACAAAGAAGATTTCGCCGGTTTTAATGAGATCCTTCAGGAGATGACAGACTTTATTCTTGACGAAAAAGGGGAAGAAGTAATTAGTGAACGTCATCAAAAGAACTTCAAGAAAGAATACGAAGAAGATGAGCAAAAGAAGGTTGAAACGGCCGCAGCTCCATCTGCCGCTGCTTTTACAGATATTAGTTTTGACGATATATAG